The sequence tatcccataatttaaagggaacccatcaaatgcgcggtgttgatgttcgacatacatcattgtggggcccacacagctcgacctcatggggggttcccatgagctcgaccgtataaaACCTTTTCCCATATTTTACATACACACACACGAGGATGATCGACGGTTAAGTCGATGAGGGCCCACTTACATGTGTTAATCACGGCTGAAAAATGTAAActgaagctctgtggggcccactgtgatgtttgggagaaatcgattccatccatcagtttggACAGCTCATGTTAGCAtgtgagctgaaaaataaggcagatccaaaactacagtgggccacatgataggaaacaatgaggatgcaaatatccaccgttgaaacctttccggaCCCAAtgtgacgtttatatgccatccaaaccgttcataagtttATTCCCACCgtgcctgatccaaaacttttcttgGTTTCGACGgttggcgttcaatccccactatttcctgtggcatgTTGGACAGTGCAATGGGCCCAACAGAGCTTCCGCAGTGTAGGGGCTTagctaatgtgggtcccacaaaatgaTGAGTGTTCGAAAGGGTAGGgaggatgcggattgcctgcAGCCCTaacctctgtgggtcccactgatatATGTGCtacattcactccgtccatccgtttcgccagatcatttcaggacataaGGCCACacatgatgcagatccaaaagctcaagtgggccacaccacaggaaacagaggcCCACGGTCGGTccgttgggccccacatacacGCAGAGATAGGTCCCTTGGTCGAACCGTTTTATCTTCTCGGGGCTACCTTGGATGAGCTGTGTTGCGATAATCTCTCTTCAaagatgatcctgacctttgatttctGGAATTGAATGTGTGGGAGGGACCCAGTGGTGCGATACATGCTGGAGACCCAGAGGAAGTCTCCGTCTACAAGGCCGTCAATGGGTTAGTTTCGGGTCGGGTCCCATAGTTCTCTCTCCCGGGCTAACAAGGTTTGGGTCTTACTGGGTCCGGGTCTAGTTCTTGAAGACCCGTATCCAGATCTGATCGGACACAGGTAGCCATTTGGTCTCTGGATCTCCTTTCCAGTTGGGTTGGGAtaaataagagcatttacatgacTGGACCCACCAGATAGATGTATTAGATCACACACACGTGTCACTTCAACACGTACAAGGTGTAAACAGGCTCTAGCTCATTCCTTTTGTAAATGGACACGACGAACTGGATCCAACAAGACCCGACCCAACATTTACCAGGTCCATCACATGCATCGGACCTTAACCCAACTAGACCCAATGTCAAACCAGGTCTAAAACGTGGACCCGAAACCAACCCAATCTCTTAACCAGTCCGATAAATGGGAGCTGGACCCATTAAAATCAGATCAGGTCCATCGGATACACACAGATCtaggtacccattgacagccctatcagTTGTCGATCGTTAGTGCTCTCATCTTCCAGGATGTGATCTTTTTTACTTAATAAAATTTCTATTTATcccaaaaaaagggaagaaaagaacaGAGTTCTCCTTGAATAACAATCCCATAATAAAACCTGTTTGACGATTTATCATGAGAAACAGATGGTGTCTAAATCGAATTTGATAGActcaacctacagattggagagtCTTGAAGCATTACCAGCATCGGCCACTCTCAGTCACGCTCACTTATGGCCGTCAAGTGTTCATCAATCTCCTCCATTGACAGCAACCTGAAGACAGGATGCTCTGTTCTCACCACTCCCACCTGCCAAACACCAGCTTTCAAGGTTGATATTAATAAGCTCAAAAAATATTCTCAAACCAAAAGATGATCTAAAGTCCCAAATTCCAACTCCTTTTTAATTAGGTACCGTTTGGATGCACTAATTAATTGATAATCACATTGTAATTTGCTTTCTTGGTATTCATACTGAGAGATTGAGCCTCAATTGCAATCACTAAACTTTCGAGATGAGCCCAAAATTAGTATACGGAATGATCACATGCGCTGAACATATGTGAGTTACCAAATGGTTGAgttgcggggcccaccatgatgtatccgtCCATCATATGCATCCCTTCAAGCTAGCCCTACTGTCCAAAAGTAAGCCTGattggaaactcaggtgggccagaaCACAGGGAATGATGGAGAGCAATGGGGAGGGAGACACCCACAGGGAACATCTACATTGAAGAGTTCCCATGCAGTCGAGCTGTTTGGGGCCCCATGTGATGTCTGTGTTCCATCCAACATGTCCATATGTGTCCCTTCATGTTAGGCgcagagcccaaaaatcaggtcaatcaaaAACTGAGGTGGGCCCCCACCAAAGGGAAAAGTGGGAAGCAATGAAGGGCGCCCCGGTAGAAACTTTCAGACTGCATAGAGCCAAACATGCTCTGTATATGCTATccgatccattcatcagatgtgccccaacaggatgaagggacacccaaaaaaaaaaggccacaccatgtgaatttctTGGTTTAGGCGTGATTCTacattgttccttgtggtgtggcccacctgagtgatgGATTGTCCTAGATTTCGCTCCATTCAGTGAAAATAAGGCATGTCACCTGATGCACAGTTTGGAttccacccacccacccacccacacacacacacacaaatcacagtgggccccacagaagctCAATTGTATGAGAATTCATACATTCCAACATATGTGATCTTCCCCCATTAATGTAATTTCCACACATAGGCCGCACCACTTTCTCATAACAAATACTAGGACACTTTTAACTAGAATTTGGTCACTCTGTCTTTAACCAAACTGAATTTTTGTAATTCAATTCAGTTGTGCTCTAGATGCAGTCCAGCTCAAACACTACAAATAACGGTCGAATTGAAACCACGGTGTCATTACAAAAACAAGTGGATCGACCTTGTGCTTCATTGTACTTGAAATTTGATTACAAAAGAAGAGTTGTAAACGAACAAGATAAAAAGTGATACCTCAATTTCACTGGCCTTGAAATCCTCTTGTAGAACTGATTGCAGGGCGGATATCGCTGTCTGAATGATGAAACAACAACAGCATCAGAAATCCAAATCAGCATAAGCCAACTCATGTGCAGATATTGAAGGAAAGAGAAGTATGGAAGATGTCagctaaggggttgtttggaagTGTCAATTTCAGGGAATTTGGATTCATATCTCCAGGATTTTTAAATCCTTGTGATTTTGAATTCTGTGAAATGCAGAAATTTTGTTTGGCAGCCTGGATGTCACATGAAAATGAATTTGATGATGTAAAAAGTCCCAAATTTTCCAACATAACCAATATGATCTTGCAACTGTATATTAACGAAGGTGGGATTTTGCACAACAACAATTCAGGAGGTTCCAAAATGCCCCTTTTGAGGATTTGGAGTCCTTGGAGGAGTCAAAATCCTCTGAAGTTCTTGCTGTCAAATGTCCTTAAAACGGGATGAAATGGATTTTGAATCCATTTGCCCCAAAATCCTTGCAAACAAACAACCCCTAACAATCCAGATTCACTAATCAGAGTAAGACAGGATGTACATTTGCCACAACTAAGTTGTGCAACTAACATGTCGCATGCATGCATGACaacccagaccatccaaatcctaTATGCCTGCCAATCTCGAGATATTGACCTTTGACTTCAAGGGAGAAGCTCACTACCACTTTGTCAGCCTGATATTAGCagcagaccatccaaatcatgtgcCCATCACACTGACCATATTGATGGCCATGACTTGCACAATTACTAAAAAAACAGTCAGCAGTCTAAATCCAACACGTGAAATCAAATGATTATGATCCAGTTTGATTCGGCTATGTTCCATTCACAGTGGGTCAAATGTTGAGGAGGTTCTAAATTCAGATCAGCATGCATTTACGCCACGTATACAGTGGATGAGTAGCTAGAACCAGGTGAGTTGTAGCCAATGCACAAGGTACTCTAGCCTGGAGTTAATAGAGATGGTTGATCTAGATGTCCAACCTTGtgcaagcttttttttttttttttttttggcattcagaagaagaagaagaagaagaccaacATCCATTTACAAGAAATTGGATTTACCTGTACTGTCTCCTCATATGAGAATGCTGgatcatttttcattttcttctccaaGAAATTGATTGCTTCTTGCTCTTTCAGACCTGCACTTGTAGCCTGGGACAAGAAAGTAAACAAAAATGAGGATCCAAGCATAGTTCTTTCTTTATCTGTgtcttttttaaaatctttttttgttgttgttaatAAATGACAATGTTACATGCCTagagctttttctttttctttttctttaagcaTTGCATTGATGATCACAAACATGTCTATACATGATTGAGTTTCTCCAGCTCCCTTAATAACATTTGTAATGAGGATTATAATGATGTGGACCCCAACTCTGGATACACAGGCTTTCTGTTTTGACGTGTGGCATCACCATGGTTCTAAAGATGACCATTGGTATGTTGAATCTGACTGTGGAGGGAGCAGGCCCCAAAAATCTCTCAGATTTTAAGATCCCAATGACCAATCTTAGgaccttttcagttgaatgtggagtgTTGTTGTGTTTCTCAGCTTAACTGTCTGTgtaggccacaaattgaaaggttcaGATACTGAAACAAGGATTGGGTGGCTTTGAACACTACAGGGGCTAGTGGTGGCATGGTAGCCTGTAGGTATTTGGAATTTGGATATGTGCATCACATAAGTTGGGGGGCtggattgtttttgtttttgtctcTCCTCAAGAACGTTAGTATGTCACTAACGGATTTGAATGGGTCTTCTCTTTAGCGTATGGGCCATATCTTCCGAGCAAATGCCCCGACTTCTAGTCAAAGTTAGATGGAGTACATAACATGTGGCAGGTTCTGTGGTGCATTAAGGGTGATCTCAAAGCCATTGTACTCTCTTTTGATAAAACAATGGCCATATTACTAGAAGTGTGAGGGATTTCTTGGATTTAGATGATAGGAACAAGATGGTTGACCTTCCAATGAAGGTGTGAAATTCGCTTGGTCCAACAACTAACAGTGTCTAGCAATGTCCATGCTGGATTATAGTTGCATAAAGTGTGAAGCGGAGGAGCAACAGATTCGGGTGCGGAAGCCGGGAAGCATCTATTTAAAAATGTAAACAAGTAGAAATGGGTAGGAAGTGGGAGTGGAGAAGGAGTCTGATGTGTGACTCAAAGCAGGAGCGGCGCCTAGTTAgaaggtgatgcaggacaattagtcacttactctaaaagctcaaattgataaagagtggcgaatcaatccttttatctcatatcctaggccccacatcccatgggttaggacttcagccaaaccctcctcgtgggccctacttcacatgggttccacttcgCACgagtcacccaccccaagtgtgtccctgcatcccataggctaccccactcgagcccggtgtgaaaatactccggcattaatcaccccccggtgaggagtctcgaacacgagacctcccgctctaattcCACTTTGATGCGAGACCATTAGTCACTTGCACTAAAAACTTGAACTAATAGAcagtggtgaatcaatccctttatctcatagcctaggccccacatcccatgggttaggacctcggctaaatgctcctcgtgggccccaattcacatgggttccgcttcacaagagtcacccaccccgagtgtgtcaccgcatcccacaggctaccccactcaagcccggtgtgaaaatgcccctgcattagaaggatcctgcaactaagagCCGGATAACTTCTCGATGCCTGCAAAGTGGCTGGAGGTGTTTCCGTTCGTAGAACAAAGCAATCCTCCTCAGTCGTTCCCTGATCATTTCAATCTATCACCTTAAAAATGGAGTAGGATTGGGGCCCAATCCCCTCTAGTCAGGTGCTAGTAGATTGGAAAATATTTGAGGGGGATTATTTTTGGAGGGTCAATGATAAACACATTTCATCTTATGCAATGGTGCGGAGGTGTTGATACCAATCCACCATGGTGGTGCTGCCATTAGGGATTTGAAAACAATGAATCTAGCTTTACCAGGGAAATGGTTGACGAGATTTGGGGTCGAGAAAGATGGTTTGTGGATATAGGTAATAGCTAGCAAATAGCAGGTGGAAGAAGGGACTACTTCACTAAATCTTCTTCTATATAGAacattggagatttggaaggctATCTTTAGGATCACCAATCGCTTTAAGAATGAAAGCGTGTTTACAAAGGATAACCTTTGAGTATgttgggagtgtacgtggtgcgGTGATTCTCGTCTTTGTTCAATTTTTTGCAGAATGGATGTATTGATGCTAGGAGGGAGATGACCATTTCCCACTGTTTCTCAATTCCGGGAGGCTAGGCTCCCTGTCGCAGAAATGTGCATGAGGATGAATTGGAGGACATGGTGAGCCTCCTAGACTTGTTGCAGACCAGGACCAATTACGGCTAACAAAGACATTCTGGGATGGAGGTTGGACAGATTGGGCAAGTTTTCTTTAAGATATGTGCGGTGTGCTCTTCTTCCTCAGATGGTAAAATATATATTTAGTCATACAAGGGCACACCTAGAGTTATTACCTCGGGATGGCTAGGGGGAAAGAAGTGCTTacagttgattttttttatttttttttgacacACTCACATACACACACTACAAAGgtacttgaactcatgacctcagtgttgaaacatgcactatctaccactgagccatgagagGGACCCTAGTGCTTACGGTTGATAGCCTATGAAAGAGGCAATTTGTTATTTCTAATGTTTGCAATAAGTGCCTATGGGATGTCGGGTCCATGGATCACTTATTTATGCATTGTATTTTCATGATAGCAGTGTGAGAAAGAGAATTTGGTCTTTTTCCAGTGTTGTTAGGTGATGCCGACCTTGATTGATTCATTCTTCTTAATGTGGCACAGGAGTAACTCAGGAGACTCTTGTGGAGGCTTTCTCTTCTTGCTAGTCTGTGTCTATCTAGGAGAGTGCAACAATAGGTGTTTTTGCAATTGCATCTGTAATCCTGATTAGGCATTTAGGAGGACCAGATTAGATAAATTTTTTGTACCGGTGCCTTACACAGCATGTTTATTGTtcttttgaacttttttttatCCTTTCTGATCTGGATCTTTATAATTCCTGGGGTGTTGGTTTCTCATCTTcgccttttcttttctctctaacTAAAATTTTTGaattctcaaaaaaataaatcatcatcattgaaGCATTATGCCAACCAGTTGGGATCACTACATGAATCcctttccaccattccactctatcaagggatcTAACTTCGTTTAGacaataggtcatcaagtctcttCTTACTACATCCACACGTACTTTTGGGCTTATCCAGTTGGTATTTTGCAAAtgttccaaacaggcccaaaCTTTGCATCCTTTTTAAGGAACAGTTACAGCATAATCAACAATAAACCATGGATGCCAATAGTATGCATAAAATCATTTGCAAGTGGGGCTGTTATTGGAACCATGACTGATGTAATCAACCAAGTTACACACAGTTCAACAAAGCTGTTCATGGTGATTTTGGAAGGGAAGCAGGGCTCATTGATGATGGACTATATCACACCTAACATGTGTCTTTGCATACCCCAAAGATGACGAAGAGAAAGCAAAGACTATACAAGTAGCATTTGCATTGTAGTAAAAATATTGATAAATCATGTGCTCAGAAAAGATATACGCATGATCCCAAACATTCACGCGGAACaactaaaattaaaataaaagtcaTGAAGGACACCATGGTGGACTTTGAAATACCTTATGACCAAAATAATGGCCAGCAGGGTCGCACTTGAAGAGTTGAGGCCCGCTTTCTTCATCAATACCCAACACCATAGCAGCTtcatgattcaaaaaaaaaaaaaaaaaaaaaaggaagaagcaaAGAACAATAGAACACATCAGGGAAAAAACTACGAGAAGACAGAAAAAAGATTTCAGAATCTCACTAATACTTTGGAAAAGAAgtcctctttattttattttatttttttcttaagaaGGGTAAAAAAAGCAGACCTACTCCAAGAGGTCTCATATAGGCATGCTGGGTATAGATCTGAGACTTGTCAGCTATCCTGTACACAATGAAGAATACCAAGAGTCAGTAAATACATGAGTTGCCCTTAAAGATCTAACAAAAACTGCAACGCGTGCCAGCACATATAGTAAACGTTATAAGTATGCGTTTGGATGCTCAGCTGAACTGAATAGCAATTCATTTGATCCATGTGGGAGATTGATCATTTTAATTTACAATGACTAATGAAAACCACATCTCTAATTgtgattccatgcatttcaagttggacttgaaaagaCAACGATGCCAATTTGGGGCTAGTCCCCCATTATAGACAGGGTGGGGTGAGCCCCATTGTCTCTTTCCTCTTTACTGAATTGAATCATTGTGATTTAGTTCAACCCAACAACTAAAGATAGCCTAGATTTCAAATATCGACTGTCAAACTAGGTTCAAATTTTCATATAGAGATTGTGAAAAGTGTTTAGTACGATAATGCAGTTGATCACTTGAAGAAAGTACCAATTTATTTTATGAACTGAAGAAAAGACGCCTAAACTTTGAAAAACAAAGATAACTGCAATCAACAGGAGTTTCTCAAGAGATAGGAGTAAAGACTAGTGAAAAGGAGAAAGATTTTCAGAAGCATCAAATTCTTATGACTAGGGAAAATGAAAATACGAGGAACCAGATCTTAAGATGGGGGAATTAGGAATTATAAAGCATGATCTATGACTCGAATGAAGAAAGCATGAATCACCTGTTTATTTGTTGCTTCTTTATATACAAATTACAGGATGGTGCCCAAGACAATTTAGTGTcacctttcaaaagaaaaaaggcaaTTTAGTGTCACATGGTGGATGCCGGATTCAATGTATAAACTACTTATCAAATGGGGCATGGCCCAAGATGTCATAGGGGAAAGCTTCGTGGAGATTATATTTCCGGGTGATTCTCTAGTCAATATGGAAGGAGAGAAGCAACGGAACATTTGGCAAGAAAAGCGAATTGATCATATTGTTGCAAGAGTCAAGTGTCTTTTTTGTTATCTCTTGGGAAGTGGTCTTGAAGGACTTTGTCAGGAGTGAGGAATCTTTGTATGAGTGATTGGACTTTGCTTTGTAATGCTGGAATCTTCTAGCTCCTTTCAGAGCCTTTCTTTAAATAAAATCCTTCTGACTGcttactggaaaaaaaaaaaaaaaaatgtttctaTCGATATGGgttgctcctttttttttttttttgaaaggtgacagAATTTATTAAGAAACCGCCCAAGGCCGGGAAAGAATACAAAGagcaaaaggaaagaaaaaactaCAGCCCGAGCAAGGCTACAACGACACAGATGTCTAAGTCCTTGACCCCGATCATCCAATCTATGACCCAATGCACTGCCTTGCACTAAATCCGATCTGCCGTTTCAGATTTGTTTTCAAAACAGCGCCTGTTTCGCTCTCCCCATATTGCCCACAAGGCCACCATCCCTGCAAGCCGCCAAACCACCTTACCTCCTTGCCAAAACTGCCTTCATGCCAAGATGCCGAAAAGGAGGGAAGCGAGCTAGGCATAACTCAAGAGATGTTAAGAGTGTCAAGAAAGCTATCCCAAATCTTCCTCACGTACGGGCAATGCAAGAACAAATGATCCACCAACTCCACATCCTTCAAGCATAGGATGCATACATTAGTAAGCACTAATCCCCTTTTGTGAAGATTGTCGACAGTCAAAATCATGTTCCTGCCTGCCAACCAAACAAAAGAAGCAACCTTGGACGGAACTCCATGCTTCCAAAACTGATGAAAATTCCCAGGAGCATCGGTCAAACAAGACAAGCTGTAGAAAGAAGAGACGAAGAATTTCCCCGAGCTATGAGCCTTCCATACCACCGTTTTAAACTGTTTTAAGCATCTCCAAGAGACTAAGATACTCCCCCAATTCCTTATCCAATAAACCTCTTCAGCAAGAAGGCACCCATATAACATTGTCCCCCCTCTTCTCGTAACATGATGAAATAGGGATGTTACTGTCGGGGGCAAGAGCTGCTATGGAGGGGAACACTTCCTTGAGCAGCCGATCTCTAAGCCACACATCTTCCCAAAAACGCATTCTTAAGCCATCCCCCACTGTGAAGTTAGTGCCTTGTTTGACTTTATGCGCTAAAGATAGGATAGCTTTCCATGTCCCCGATGCTTTGTGCCTCGAGGAGTCTTTAATCCATTGTCCCCCTTGACCAGTGCCATATTTAGAAGGTAGTGCCTCCCTCCAAAGACTTTTTTCCTCCAAAGCGAAATGCCATCCATTTACCCAAAAGACCGACTTGGGGCATTTGTACAAGGACATTAAGTAAATTGGCATGTTGGAGAAGGCAGAGATAAATGGCAGCTCTTCCAAGCTGAGAGTTTCCTTTCAATACGTTCAATGACAAGATCCCATAGGTGCTTAACTGGTTTGCCTATGCATAAGGGAAGACCAATGTACGTTGAGGGAAAAGTCCCTACTCTGCAAACCTTCGGACATCTTCTTCCGGCAAATGGATGCCAAGCAATTCACACTAGGAAGGAAATACATTCTAAAGAAAGACTCAACAAAGTACACATTGAGCATTTGATGCATATTAAACACGAGCTTCTTCCATGAATTCATTTGAGTGTTTATAGCAACACAAGAAACCCCATTTATGCAATGCAGGTCATTCCACACAACTAAAGTCAGCTCATTTTCAGTAAAGAGAGATGAGTAAGAACTCTCCAAGCATCTGATAACCCTTTGTTTTGTTCTTTTTGTTCTTGTTGTGTTTTAGTAAAATGTCAGTTGATTATTAAAAGGGAGAGTAATACACTTCAGACAAATGTACAGGAGACCTGTTGAGAAACTGAATGTGAATACAACCGAAATCAAATAACAACATGGTGACGTGAGTAAATTAGTGAggggcaaaaaagaaaaagaaaagggcatACCACTTGGCCAATACATCCACAGGCATCTCATACCCCCATTTGAAACGAAAATCAGCAGCTTCTTTCCTGGCTTGCTGGACCAATGAACTTGCATCAGCTGGAAAATGAAAGGTGAGTAGAAACATAAGCAATAAAAAAGCATCCACTATGATACTTGATACATCAGCTGGAAATGAAACACGAGTACAAACATATGCAATAAAAAAGCATCCAATATGAagatcttctttctttctttctttctttccatttcttGGGTTGAGAGAAACATCAAACAAACAGAAacatcataaaaataaataaaaacagaccacactctctctctctccccctctcaaaAACGCATCAATCAACTACACCCACATTCAATTTTCTTAGACAAAAGATAAATCTTATAATGATTTTTTTCTTGAACAAAAGATATAAATTGATTAATCCACCTTTTGCTTTTCTTCTGCATCAAAGCAACAGAACATGGGATTAATCCACCATTCAATCCgcactgtttcttgtggcatggcCAACTTGAGACAAGGACCTACCTCACAGTTGGAGTCAAATCCTAACATGAtatggagaaactgatggatagAGTGTCACTTGgtcatcacaatggccccacacCACTTTAGGCAGGGTTAACGTGTCCGTCCAGCTTCTGCCGAGTGTGCAATACAACTCATGTACACGTCACACATTTACCAGCATGGCAtgtaggtccaagatccaatccatccatcagaaatgCAAATTTATATTGATTCTCTAGCACCTGAATAAGTTTATCCACTAATCAGGTGCGCTCTAGTTTGCAAACAATTGTACGGCTCTGAAAAACTTACCTGAAGTTTTCCagcccatccacctgtttccaatactgGCGCCCACCTTCTATGTGGACAATATTAATTTTATGGAAAACATGGTTAGAACAACCTGGTGCTGCACAGTGTGGCATGTAAATGAGCTATATTGCATACGTGCTTTAGGGTTGATGAGAATATTTATGGTAATGTAGCACTGTGCAGAAAAAATTGGAATCGGAATGGGATTAATGTCATATTTgcacatgtgccagcatatgGAGGCGTACACCTCTACACTTGTGTGCAACAAACCTTCCAATCGAGAGACTGATTTTCGATCTCCAGAGAGTGATTTTTGCCAGTCGGTAGAAGTGGAAATGCCTCCAAGAAATGGGCGCTAGGCACTTCATGAAAAAGTACATTTTGAAAAGTGTTTTTCTATAATCAATTAATTACGTGGCTAACCAAACAAGCTTAAAGCCTAAAAAAGTAATTTTCAgaataaaaaacacaaaaaagTACTTTTTCAGCAAAGACAAACAGGCCCCTTTTGTCGAGTTCTGCTGAGTGTAGTCTAGTTTTGCCTAGTTTTTTTCCGAGTTTTTCTTGAGTTTTGACCAAGTTGTGACCAGATTGAATTTTTCTTCAGTCTTGGGGAAATCTGATCGAGTCGAATCGGCTTTGGTGAGTCTAgtttttccaaaattttaaacTATGGTACAAATCAGCTACATCCCTTACATCAAATTGGTAAGTGAAATTACTTAAAAAAATCATAAGATTATGGAGAAACCTGTCATGCCCGTAGCTAACAATCCAAGGTACTTTGTAATGGGAAAAAGATGCGTGACACTCGTCTGATCCAAAAGCTTGTCCTGCATCCATCAAATTTTCCACAACCGAAGCCAGATCAGATGTGTAAAATTCAAACAAGAAATCAACAACAGATTCACATAATCATCCAAAGATACTCACTGGGACTTTTTTCTGTGTAACTACACAGACGGAATCCTTCCCTCGGACACCAATTGATGTGATTGAAGATGCTTTCACCGCCTTAAATGCATATTCTGTCATGAATCCCACACAATTCAACCTCTCAGAAAGGTATGATCTCATTCCAATGGATGCAgaattatatatatgtttatcata is a genomic window of Magnolia sinica isolate HGM2019 chromosome 15, MsV1, whole genome shotgun sequence containing:
- the LOC131227432 gene encoding proteasome subunit alpha type-6-like; translated protein: MSRGTGAGYDRHITIFSPEGRLYQVEYAFKAVKASSITSIGVRGKDSVCVVTQKKVPDKLLDQTSVTHLFPITKYLGLLATGMTADASSLVQQARKEAADFRFKWGYEMPVDVLAKWIADKSQIYTQHAYMRPLGVAAMVLGIDEESGPQLFKCDPAGHYFGHKATSAGLKEQEAINFLEKKMKNDPAFSYEETVQTAISALQSVLQEDFKASEIEVGVVRTEHPVFRLLSMEEIDEHLTAISERD